The genomic DNA ACGATCCGAGCTTCCTTGGGATCGACAGTCAACGCGCCAACCCAAGCGGTGATCGAGATGATGCCGACCAACAGGCCGATCCCGCCACACAACATCGATGCACGTTTCTGAGCTGCAGGCGAAACCCACAATCCCCAGGTGATCCCGGCGGTCCACAGACCGTTAGCAAAGTGATAGACGCACGACAGGACACCGACCAGGTAAAACGCGGGCCAGAAAACGCCGTCCATCGCGTGAGCCAAGCTGGATGCCGCGTTGTAAGGCTTGAACTGAGCCATCCCGAGCGGCGTGGCGATGTAGTCCAACCAAGGACCGAAGTGGAACCAACCATGCAGATGGAAGACATGCATCGTGATGTAGACAAACGCGATGTAGCCGGTGATGCGTTGGAACCGGTAGCGGCGATTCGCCGTGTATTTGTAGCGATCGGTGTTCGATTCGCCGGTCATTCCAATCCAAATGCCAATGATGGCG from Rosistilla oblonga includes the following:
- a CDS encoding succinate dehydrogenase cytochrome b558 subunit, coding for MSTQTEPSFFLKHEFAIRRIHSLLGVVPIGLYMCVHLTTNASLMAGPGAFQRMVNQIHSLGPALPVVEWGFIFLPLLFHAIIGIWIGMTGESNTDRYKYTANRRYRFQRITGYIAFVYITMHVFHLHGWFHFGPWLDYIATPLGMAQFKPYNAASSLAHAMDGVFWPAFYLVGVLSCVYHFANGLWTAGITWGLWVSPAAQKRASMLCGGIGLLVGIISITAWVGALTVDPKEARIVEDRMYEAGLESGAVFDDPHKRSAPEAVESEESEAEVDADASTADEAAASDEKTAEPETSAAE